The Ictalurus punctatus breed USDA103 chromosome 9, Coco_2.0, whole genome shotgun sequence genome contains a region encoding:
- the ptk2ba gene encoding protein-tyrosine kinase 2-beta isoform X2: protein MTAYVEMSGDSRILSWNPVPGETQQKCKGSSEVLSENVGTMKILKVCFISNSFNLGKNFKLVKCNSSWEIKAIIQSILESGRLGPNIKFTGCYGLRLKHLKSDEVHWLHPNLTVGEVERKYEQQHVEAEWRYDLRIRYIPSDFMEKLQEDKTTMLYFYQQVRSDYMQHCASKVSDGMALQLGCLEIRRFYKDMNANGLEKKSNFELLEKEVGLELFFPQELISSMKPKQLRKLILQTFQQYSSLKEEQCIMKFFETFSMFSSFDEEVFPCELVQGWSLAVDLVIGSKGICQRTDKNSVPICLADFTQIQKIRCSLQNDGKALLYLEIQGAKQPLSINTASLAMAENMADLIDGHCRLGSGKDTSLIARPKKDKEARISLPIVPHCQIKESTSSCNASTNSDIYAEIPDHKPETVDRHSISRDSIVLGRILGEGFFGEVHEGVYKSKTGERVSVAVKTCKDCTADVKEKFMSEAVIMKKLDHPHIVRLIGIIEEDPVWIVMELYQYGELGNYLIENQHKLANVTLILYSLQVCKALAYLEGVNMVHRDIAVRNILVAKPDCVKLGDFGLSRYIEEEEEYYKASVSRLPIKWMAPESINFRRFTSASDVWMFAVCVWEIMNQGQQPFFWLENKDVIIQLEQGTRLPKPELCPPALYSLMTCCWTYDPKERPSFTELVCKLNDVYKMEQEQAVDEQRNRARLTRMASAEAPPKPSRQRPRDFNTINPRLHTQKKGFGFEPSSVEDAQRLWELDKQRMEETLRRQKQEMLADSQWLETKEKLLDPTAHDDPQINMPPETDTGYAQFRRPPEKPARQTAQPAPTAELDRSEDKVYHNVMEMVKMVMKLKNDVNMLPATEYVCVVKDVGLTLRNLISSVDEVLPSLHESVRTEIEGTQKLLNKDLAELISKMRLAQQNAITSLKEECKKQMLTAAHTLAMDSKNLLDAVDQARVRANIAKPNPS, encoded by the exons GCCATTATTCAGTCTATCTTGGAAAGTGGACGGCTTGGTCCAAACATCAAGTTCACTGGCTGCTATGGCTTACGGCTTAAACACCTCAAATCAGATGAAGTGCACTGGCTCCATCCAAACTTGACAGTGGGGGAGGTGGAGAGGAAGTATGAGCAGCAACATGTGGAAGCTGAGTGGAG ATATGACTTGAGAATCCGGTACATCCCCTCTGATTTCATGGAGAAGCTGCAAGAAGATAAAACCACCATGCTGTATTTTTACCAGCAG GTCCGCAGTGACTATATGCAGCACTGTGCCAGTAAAGTCAGTGATGGCATGGCCTTACAGTTGGGGTGCTTGGAGATCAG GAGATTTTACAAAGATATGAATGCCAATGGATTGGAAAAGAAATCTAATTTTGAGCTGCTAGA gAAAGAAGTGGGCCTTGAATTGTTCTTTCCACAGGAATTGATCAGCAGTATGAAG CCAAAGCAACTCAGGAAATTGATCCTGCAAACATTCCAGCAGTATTCGTCTCTAAAGGAGGAGCAATGCATTATGAAGTTCTTTGAAACTTTCTCTATGTTTTCCAGCTTTGATGAGGAAGTTTTCCCTTGTGAGCTAGTG CAAGGATGGAGTTTAGCTGTAGACCTTGTTATTGGCTCTAAAGGCATTTGTCAACGCACAGACAAGAATTCAGTG CCCATCTGTTTAGCTGATTTCACACAAATTCAAAAGATCAGATGTTCCCTTCAGAATGATGGAAAGGCTCTGTTATATCTCGAAATTCAGGGAGCTAAACAG CCTTTGTCCATCAACACGGCCTCATTAGCAATGGCTGAGAACATGGCTGACCTGATAGATGGCCACTGTCGTTTAGGAAGTGGAAAAGACACATCTTTGATCGCGAGACCAAAAAAAG ATAAAGAAGCTAGAATTTCTCTGCCTATTGTTCCTCATTG tCAAATTAAAGAAAGTACCTCCTCCTGCAATGCAAGTACGA aCTCAGACATATACGCTGAGATCCCCGATCATAAGCCCGAAACAG TGGATAGGCATAGCATCTCTAGAGACAGCATTGTCCTTGGCCGGATCCTgggtgaaggtttttttggggAGGTTCATGAAGGGGTTTACAAAAGCAAG ACaggagagagggtgagtgtcgCAGTGAAGACATGCAAGGACTGTACGGCTGATGTCAAAGAAAAGTTTATGAGCGAAGCCG TGATCATGAAGAAACTTGACCACCCCCATATTGTGAGACTGATTGGGATCATCGAGGAGGACCCAGTGTGGATTGTAATGGAGCTTTACCAGTATGGTGAG CTAGGAAATTACCTGATCGAGAACCAGCACAAACTGGCCAATGTAACCCTCATCCTGTACAGCCTACAGGTCTGCAAAGCTTTGGCTTACCTGGAGGGTGTGAATATGGTACACAG AGATATTGCTGTGAGAAACATTCTGGTTGCTAAACCAGACTGCGTGAAGCTGGGTGATTTTGGCTTATCTAGGTacatagaagaagaagaagagtactACAAAG CCTCTGTGAGTCGATTGCCTATCAAATGGATGGCTCCTGAGTCTATTAATTTCAGGCGATTTACCTCAGCTAGCGATGTCTGGATGTTTG ccgtgtgtgtgtgggagatcATGAATCAGGGTCAGCAGCCTTTCTTCTGGCTGGAGAACAAGGACGTCATCATACAGCTGGAACAGGGCACGCGGCTGCCCAAGCCTGAACTGTGCCCTCCTGCCCTTTACTCGCTCATGACATGCTGCTGGACCTATGACCCCAAAGAGAGACCCTCTTTCACTGAGCTCGTCTGTAAACTCAA TGATGTTTACAAGATGGAGCAGGAGCAGGCAGTGGACGAGCAAAGGAACAGAGCACGTCTCACAAGGATGGCCAGTGCTGAGGCTCCACCAAAG CCATCAAGACAGAGACCCAGAGACTTTAACACTATTAACCCCAGACTACACACTCAG AAAAAGGGCTTTGGATTTGAGCCATCCAGTGTAGAGGATGCTCAACGGCTGTGGGAGCTGGACAAGCAGCGTATGGAGGAGACTCTTCGGAGACAGAAACAGGAGATGCTGGCAGATAGCCAATGGCTTGAGACAAAGGAGAAACTGCTG GATCCAACAGCCCATGATGATCCACAAATAAATATG CCACCAGAAACAGACACAGGCTATG cTCAGTTTCGACGTCCCCCGGAAAAGCCAGCCAGACAGACCGCACAG CCAGCTCCAACAGCAGAACTGGACCGCTCGGAGGATAAGGTCTACCACAACGTGATGGAAATGGTCAAAATGGTGATGAAACTCAAAAACGATGTCAATATGCTGCCAGCTACTGAGTATGTCTGTGTGGTGAAG GATGTGGGACTAACATTGCGCAACCTAATCAGTAGTGTGGATGAAGTCCTACCGAGCCTGCATGAGTCAGTCAGGACTGAG ATTGAAGGTACTCAGAAGCTGCTGAATAAGGACCTGGCAGAGCTGATCAGTAAGATGCGGCTGGCCCAGCAGAATGCCATCACCTCTTTAAAGGAGGAGTGTAAGAAGCAAATGCTAACAGCAGCTCACACATTGGCTATGGACTCTAAGAACCTTTTGGATGCTGTGGACCAGGCCCGTGTACGAGCTAATATTGCCAAACCAAACCCTAGTTGA
- the ptk2ba gene encoding protein-tyrosine kinase 2-beta isoform X1, producing MTAYVEMSGDSRILSWNPVPGETQQKCKGSSEVLSENVGTMKILKVCFISNSFNLGKNFKLVKCNSSWEIKAIIQSILESGRLGPNIKFTGCYGLRLKHLKSDEVHWLHPNLTVGEVERKYEQQHVEAEWRYDLRIRYIPSDFMEKLQEDKTTMLYFYQQVRSDYMQHCASKVSDGMALQLGCLEIRRFYKDMNANGLEKKSNFELLEKEVGLELFFPQELISSMKPKQLRKLILQTFQQYSSLKEEQCIMKFFETFSMFSSFDEEVFPCELVQGWSLAVDLVIGSKGICQRTDKNSVPICLADFTQIQKIRCSLQNDGKALLYLEIQGAKQPLSINTASLAMAENMADLIDGHCRLGSGKDTSLIARPKKDKEARISLPIVPHCQIKESTSSCNASTNSDIYAEIPDHKPETVDRHSISRDSIVLGRILGEGFFGEVHEGVYKSKTGERVSVAVKTCKDCTADVKEKFMSEAVIMKKLDHPHIVRLIGIIEEDPVWIVMELYQYGELGNYLIENQHKLANVTLILYSLQVCKALAYLEGVNMVHRDIAVRNILVAKPDCVKLGDFGLSRYIEEEEEYYKASVSRLPIKWMAPESINFRRFTSASDVWMFAVCVWEIMNQGQQPFFWLENKDVIIQLEQGTRLPKPELCPPALYSLMTCCWTYDPKERPSFTELVCKLNDVYKMEQEQAVDEQRNRARLTRMASAEAPPKPSRQRPRDFNTINPRLHTQLPDYLCASLPALARPPGFRSTHICSSTMTLPLSPRRCSVGKKGFGFEPSSVEDAQRLWELDKQRMEETLRRQKQEMLADSQWLETKEKLLDPTAHDDPQINMPPETDTGYAQFRRPPEKPARQTAQPAPTAELDRSEDKVYHNVMEMVKMVMKLKNDVNMLPATEYVCVVKDVGLTLRNLISSVDEVLPSLHESVRTEIEGTQKLLNKDLAELISKMRLAQQNAITSLKEECKKQMLTAAHTLAMDSKNLLDAVDQARVRANIAKPNPS from the exons GCCATTATTCAGTCTATCTTGGAAAGTGGACGGCTTGGTCCAAACATCAAGTTCACTGGCTGCTATGGCTTACGGCTTAAACACCTCAAATCAGATGAAGTGCACTGGCTCCATCCAAACTTGACAGTGGGGGAGGTGGAGAGGAAGTATGAGCAGCAACATGTGGAAGCTGAGTGGAG ATATGACTTGAGAATCCGGTACATCCCCTCTGATTTCATGGAGAAGCTGCAAGAAGATAAAACCACCATGCTGTATTTTTACCAGCAG GTCCGCAGTGACTATATGCAGCACTGTGCCAGTAAAGTCAGTGATGGCATGGCCTTACAGTTGGGGTGCTTGGAGATCAG GAGATTTTACAAAGATATGAATGCCAATGGATTGGAAAAGAAATCTAATTTTGAGCTGCTAGA gAAAGAAGTGGGCCTTGAATTGTTCTTTCCACAGGAATTGATCAGCAGTATGAAG CCAAAGCAACTCAGGAAATTGATCCTGCAAACATTCCAGCAGTATTCGTCTCTAAAGGAGGAGCAATGCATTATGAAGTTCTTTGAAACTTTCTCTATGTTTTCCAGCTTTGATGAGGAAGTTTTCCCTTGTGAGCTAGTG CAAGGATGGAGTTTAGCTGTAGACCTTGTTATTGGCTCTAAAGGCATTTGTCAACGCACAGACAAGAATTCAGTG CCCATCTGTTTAGCTGATTTCACACAAATTCAAAAGATCAGATGTTCCCTTCAGAATGATGGAAAGGCTCTGTTATATCTCGAAATTCAGGGAGCTAAACAG CCTTTGTCCATCAACACGGCCTCATTAGCAATGGCTGAGAACATGGCTGACCTGATAGATGGCCACTGTCGTTTAGGAAGTGGAAAAGACACATCTTTGATCGCGAGACCAAAAAAAG ATAAAGAAGCTAGAATTTCTCTGCCTATTGTTCCTCATTG tCAAATTAAAGAAAGTACCTCCTCCTGCAATGCAAGTACGA aCTCAGACATATACGCTGAGATCCCCGATCATAAGCCCGAAACAG TGGATAGGCATAGCATCTCTAGAGACAGCATTGTCCTTGGCCGGATCCTgggtgaaggtttttttggggAGGTTCATGAAGGGGTTTACAAAAGCAAG ACaggagagagggtgagtgtcgCAGTGAAGACATGCAAGGACTGTACGGCTGATGTCAAAGAAAAGTTTATGAGCGAAGCCG TGATCATGAAGAAACTTGACCACCCCCATATTGTGAGACTGATTGGGATCATCGAGGAGGACCCAGTGTGGATTGTAATGGAGCTTTACCAGTATGGTGAG CTAGGAAATTACCTGATCGAGAACCAGCACAAACTGGCCAATGTAACCCTCATCCTGTACAGCCTACAGGTCTGCAAAGCTTTGGCTTACCTGGAGGGTGTGAATATGGTACACAG AGATATTGCTGTGAGAAACATTCTGGTTGCTAAACCAGACTGCGTGAAGCTGGGTGATTTTGGCTTATCTAGGTacatagaagaagaagaagagtactACAAAG CCTCTGTGAGTCGATTGCCTATCAAATGGATGGCTCCTGAGTCTATTAATTTCAGGCGATTTACCTCAGCTAGCGATGTCTGGATGTTTG ccgtgtgtgtgtgggagatcATGAATCAGGGTCAGCAGCCTTTCTTCTGGCTGGAGAACAAGGACGTCATCATACAGCTGGAACAGGGCACGCGGCTGCCCAAGCCTGAACTGTGCCCTCCTGCCCTTTACTCGCTCATGACATGCTGCTGGACCTATGACCCCAAAGAGAGACCCTCTTTCACTGAGCTCGTCTGTAAACTCAA TGATGTTTACAAGATGGAGCAGGAGCAGGCAGTGGACGAGCAAAGGAACAGAGCACGTCTCACAAGGATGGCCAGTGCTGAGGCTCCACCAAAG CCATCAAGACAGAGACCCAGAGACTTTAACACTATTAACCCCAGACTACACACTCAG CTCCCCGACTATCTGTGTGCTAGTTTACCTGCGCTCGCTCGCCCACCAGGCTTCCGATCAACACACATCTGCAGCAGCACAATGACCCTGCCTTTGTCCCCGCGGCGCTGCAGCGTGGGG AAAAAGGGCTTTGGATTTGAGCCATCCAGTGTAGAGGATGCTCAACGGCTGTGGGAGCTGGACAAGCAGCGTATGGAGGAGACTCTTCGGAGACAGAAACAGGAGATGCTGGCAGATAGCCAATGGCTTGAGACAAAGGAGAAACTGCTG GATCCAACAGCCCATGATGATCCACAAATAAATATG CCACCAGAAACAGACACAGGCTATG cTCAGTTTCGACGTCCCCCGGAAAAGCCAGCCAGACAGACCGCACAG CCAGCTCCAACAGCAGAACTGGACCGCTCGGAGGATAAGGTCTACCACAACGTGATGGAAATGGTCAAAATGGTGATGAAACTCAAAAACGATGTCAATATGCTGCCAGCTACTGAGTATGTCTGTGTGGTGAAG GATGTGGGACTAACATTGCGCAACCTAATCAGTAGTGTGGATGAAGTCCTACCGAGCCTGCATGAGTCAGTCAGGACTGAG ATTGAAGGTACTCAGAAGCTGCTGAATAAGGACCTGGCAGAGCTGATCAGTAAGATGCGGCTGGCCCAGCAGAATGCCATCACCTCTTTAAAGGAGGAGTGTAAGAAGCAAATGCTAACAGCAGCTCACACATTGGCTATGGACTCTAAGAACCTTTTGGATGCTGTGGACCAGGCCCGTGTACGAGCTAATATTGCCAAACCAAACCCTAGTTGA